The following are encoded together in the Vigna angularis cultivar LongXiaoDou No.4 chromosome 9, ASM1680809v1, whole genome shotgun sequence genome:
- the LOC128193990 gene encoding transcription factor LAX PANICLE 1 — protein MDYTHPASSDAGSSSKANRSKEKKGAKKCKGVRLSTDPQSVAARERRHRISDRFKILQSMVPGGSKMDTVSMLEEAIQYVKYLKTQIWLHQTMINFLDDNDSLSPMYLTDFYFPSDPSEQFIFPQQNPPLDHNMHNFPHLPPPQCSFHGEDTTYFDASFKYWPA, from the coding sequence ATGGATTACACTCACCCTGCTTCATCTGATGCAGGATCCTCTTCAAAGGCAAACAGAAGCAAGGAGAAAAAGGGTGCTAAGAAATGCAAAGGAGTGAGGCTCTCCACCGATCCTCAGAGCGTGGCAGCAAGAGAACGAAGGCACAGAATCAGTGACAGGTTCAAGATCTTGCAGAGCATGGTCCCTGGTGGAAGCAAGATGGACACAGTGTCCATGTTGGAGGAAGCCATTCAGTATGTGAAGTACCTCAAAACTCAGATTTGGCTCCACCAAACCATGATCAATTTCTTAGATGATAACGACTCACTCTCCCCTATGTACCTTACTGATTTCTACTTCCCTTCTGACCCTTCTGAACAGTTCATTTTCCCTCAGCAAAATCCACCACTTGATCATAACATGCACAACTTTCCTCATCTTCCACCACCACAATGCAGCTTCCATGGTGAAGACACCACCTACTTCGATGCCTCTTTCAAATATTGGCCAGCTTAA